TGTTAGTAATTACTGACAAATTATAGTTGTCGGTAATATTAGTCGGCAAAATACACGAttagattttcttcttcttcttcttcctcctgctCTTTTTCCTCTagtttttcatcttcttcctgTCCACCTCGTTGCCATTGGTAAGTGGAGCCACCATCACTACCTCTAGGTTATACTCTTCCTCCACctttttctctaactttgacAATTACCATCATTGATCTCTTCTATCTTTGTGTCACTATCACTTCACCAGCAATCCTTAGAGTCACCAACACTCGTTAGCGACATGCCTCGGGTCAACAGAGAACCACTATCACCTCACCATCGAGCCACCATTTAGTCACCGCTGCATtatctcctcctcctccttcatttattttcttcttccttttctaatTCATCTCCCCTTATTAATACAAAAATACTTCATGAGATTGGACAATAATTTTGCTCCCTAAATTAATGATgaatttactaataaaatggAACTATCAGTAATTATAATGATAAGGTACCAACAAAAATATTGTtggtaataaaaattataatttatcgaTAAACGTTACCAATAAATTTTGTCgattataattgtgatgataaattatgaacaaaaataTCTTGTCAGTAATACTAATTGTAACTTACCGACCGatctttcaaacaaattttatataaaaatttcaaattgaaaaaaatatctttaaatagtGAAATCCATAAAAACATATccataatatatttaagtttattagtAATTAAGAAAATTCTTATGACTTTagataacattaaaaataactttcctACAACGTTTCAATAGTTAGCTTTGCgctcaataaattttaatgttgacTTATCCGTTACGCGAATcatagacaaaaatataaaaacattccttataatatgataataaacttaaaaattgtttttactaAGTGCAATgtgtatagtataaaatattaaccgagtggttacaaacaaccaaccggatattcaggtaatctgtttatatcttattctgttttattgggcttatatcagcttaagatccatgaggtaaattataaatacaaagccaaggccaaaggccaggtacgttccacttacgcattatttaCTCTACATTACTCTCCAATACTCAATAGTGAAAATCATTCACAAAACATTCaactaagagccgaggctcctcaaaatcacacgcctaacttgagcgtcggagtaccttttgcaggtacatccacccccgtccaaaaggagaccgatcggcttgcgtcaacaccgatcggccaacaACTGGAGTTTGGAGGCGAGCGAGCGGCCCAGACACATCaacaggttagtctctcggtccccaAAACCttccaccgaaacattttggcgcccaccgtggggccgagcggcaAACCcaaatggtgaccacgaggagcatggaggAAGAACAACACACCAGAGATTTGATAGCGCAGATGCAGGCGCAAATACAGGCACAGGCCAGAACCATACAAGCACAAACGCACGCACAACAGGAGATGCAGCGAAGACACGCAGAAGAAATTACAATGTTGAGAGCAGAACGAGGTCGTGCCGAGCGGTCAACTCAACACTCGGAGTCCACAGCCGATCGGGGTCACAACCAACACAATGATAACGCTGGAAGTCGTAATCAACAGCCATCTCGGCATACTGACCCGAACGATCGGGGAAGAAGGGAACCGTCCCCCTTACGAACCGATCGGCCCTCCAGTCTGCTCCCTTTCACTGCGATCGTCATGCAAGCTCCAATGCCAGAGAAGAACCCTCCTGTATTGGATAAGTACGATGGCTCGACAGACCCCGACAATCATCTCAGGATTTTCACCAATGCAATGGTGTTCTACACGGACAGTGATCCGGTTATGTGCAGAGCCTTCTCCTTATCACTCAAGGACGAAGCATTAGAGTGGTATAACACTCTTCCCCCGAacacagtggattgcttcgccACTGTGGAAAATCTTTTTAAAAGGCAATACGCCTCCAATCGTAATCAGGAAGTAACGCCAGCAGAATTGGTAAATACTAAGCAGGAAAAGggagaaactttgaaggcctttatgaaaaggtatatGGAAACTGCACGACGAGTCAAAGAGGTAAGTCAATCTTTTATCATCACCACTTTGCCTTCCTGTCTAAAACCAGGGTACTTTGCCGAGAAGTTGTATGCGCGACCCCCAAAAACAATGGAGGAGCTCCAAGAACGGATAGCCGAATTCATCCGCATGGAGGACTTGCGAATTTCACAAAGAAAGCAACAACAAGAAACTGAGGCAAGTGGAGGTAGAAAGGACGGTAAACGACCGTTCGACAATAATGGTAAAAGCGGGGAGTTTTCCcgaacatttaaatttaatcattatacACCCCTCAACACACCTAGGGCAAAAGTTCTTGAAGAAGCTCTAAACGCTGAACTTCTCACACTCCAAACGAAACCATCTCCAAGATACGCGGATGAAAGGAAGAGCTGTCATTTCCATCAGAATCGTGGACATACTACAGAAGAATGCATTACGCTAAAAAACGAAATAGAACGTCTCGTTCGGGCAGGACACCTCCGTAAGTACATACAGGAAGCAAGAAGAAGTCCCGAACGAGCGTATCGGAAGAACGAACGAAGGCGAGACTATAGTCGCAGTCCTGCTCGACATCGTGAACGATCGGCTCGTGGAGTAATAAACTGAAGATAGGAATCCCTATCTCTATTTAGTGTCATGTTTAAATTCTTGATTtagacttttgttattttactgAACTTTCGTCATGCAATGAATAAAATCAAGCAATTCACGCTCGACCATCGGTTACCAATTTCAAACCAGAAtttcaaagccgaacggtaaagcccgttccctaggaagcactcctaggtcgaagaccgagcggtaaatccccctcgggcgagaggtaaagccctctcgacgtcgaacggtaaatcccgttcactaggaaacactcctagctcaaagcagaggtaaaaccctctcaaagccgaacggtaaagcccgttccctaggaagcactcctaggtcgaagaccgagcggtaaatccccctcgggcgagaggtaaagccctctcgacGTCGAatggtaaatcccgttcactaggaaacactcctagctcaaagcagaggtaaaaccctcttaaagtcgaacggtaaagcccgttccctaggaagcactcctaggtcgaagaccgagcggtaaatccccctcgggcgagaggtaaagccctctcgacgacgaacggtaaatcccgttcactaggaaacactcctagctcaaagcagaggtaaaaccctctcaaagtcgaacggtaaagcccgttccctaggaaccactcctaggtcgaagaccgagcggtaaatccccctcgggcgagaggtaaagccctctcgacgtcgaacggtaaatcccgttcactaggaaacactcctagctcaaagcagaggtaaaaccctctcaaagtcgaacggtaaagcctGTTCCCTAGGAaccactcctaggtcgaagaccgagcggtaaatccccctcgggcgataggtaaagccctctcgacgtcgaacggtaaatcccgttcactaggaaacactcctagctcaaagcagaggtaaaaccctctcaaagtcgaATGGTAAAGCCCGTTcggttaaaagttgaaggtcgagcggtaaatcccgctcggttaaaagttgaaggtcgagaggtaaaaccctctcgacaagtgtcgaaggccgagaggtaaattcctctcggttc
This sequence is a window from Vigna angularis cultivar LongXiaoDou No.4 chromosome 2, ASM1680809v1, whole genome shotgun sequence. Protein-coding genes within it:
- the LOC128195325 gene encoding uncharacterized protein LOC128195325, translated to MEEEQHTRDLIAQMQAQIQAQARTIQAQTHAQQEMQRRHAEEITMLRAERGRAERSTQHSESTADRGHNQHNDNAGSRNQQPSRHTDPNDRGRREPSPLRTDRPSSLLPFTAIVMQAPMPEKNPPVLDKYDGSTDPDNHLRIFTNAMVFYTDSDPVMCRAFSLSLKDEALEWYNTLPPNTVDCFATVENLFKRQYASNRNQEVTPAELVNTKQEKGETLKAFMKRYMETARRVKEVSQSFIITTLPSCLKPGYFAEKLYARPPKTMEELQERIAEFIRMEDLRISQRKQQQETEASGGRKDGKRPFDNNGKSGEFSRTFKFNHYTPLNTPRAKVLEEALNAELLTLQTKPSPRYADERKSCHFHQNRGHTTEECITLKNEIERLVRAGHLRKYIQEARRSPERAYRKNERRRDYSRSPARHRERSARGVIN